A region from the Aliarcobacter thereius LMG 24486 genome encodes:
- the rpmJ gene encoding 50S ribosomal protein L36: protein MKVRASVKKMCDKCKVIKRRGIVRVICENKKHKQRQG, encoded by the coding sequence ATGAAAGTAAGAGCTTCAGTAAAAAAAATGTGTGATAAATGTAAAGTTATCAAAAGAAGAGGTATCGTAAGAGTGATCTGCGAAAACAAAAAACATAAACAAAGACAAGGATAA
- the rpsM gene encoding 30S ribosomal protein S13 — MARIAGVDLPNKKRMEYALTYIFGIGLHNSRLILNATGIDFNKRAFELTEDEAALIRKEIQENYLVEGDLRKKVAMDIKSLMDLGSYRGLRHRKGLPCRGQKTKTNARTRKGKKKTISAASK; from the coding sequence ATGGCAAGAATCGCGGGTGTTGATTTACCAAACAAAAAAAGAATGGAATATGCATTAACTTATATCTTTGGAATAGGTTTACATAATTCAAGACTAATTTTAAATGCTACTGGAATTGATTTCAATAAAAGAGCGTTTGAACTAACAGAAGATGAAGCTGCTTTAATCAGAAAAGAGATTCAAGAAAACTACCTTGTTGAGGGAGATCTTAGAAAAAAAGTTGCTATGGATATTAAATCTTTAATGGATTTAGGTTCATACAGAGGATTAAGACATAGAAAAGGTTTACCTTGTAGAGGGCAAAAAACAAAAACAAATGCCAGAACAAGAAAAGGTAAAAAGAAAACTATTAGTGCGGCAAGCAAGTAA
- the rpsK gene encoding 30S ribosomal protein S11, translated as MAKRKVTRKKVVRKNIADGIVHIAASFNNTMVTVTDKAGNAIAWSSAGNLGFKGSKKSTPFAAQAAVEDALTKAMEHGIKNVGIKIQGPGSGRDTAVKSVGSMNGIKVVWFKDVTPLPHNGCRPPKRRRV; from the coding sequence ATGGCAAAAAGAAAAGTTACTAGAAAAAAAGTTGTAAGAAAAAATATTGCTGACGGTATCGTACATATTGCTGCAAGTTTTAACAACACTATGGTTACAGTTACAGATAAAGCAGGAAACGCTATTGCTTGGTCAAGTGCTGGAAACTTAGGTTTTAAAGGTTCTAAAAAATCAACTCCATTTGCTGCTCAAGCTGCGGTTGAAGATGCTTTAACAAAAGCTATGGAACATGGAATTAAAAATGTAGGAATCAAAATCCAGGGACCAGGTTCAGGAAGAGATACAGCAGTTAAATCAGTTGGATCAATGAATGGAATCAAAGTTGTTTGGTTTAAAGATGTTACACCATTACCACACAATGGATGTAGACCTCCTAAAAGAAGAAGAGTGTAA
- the rpsD gene encoding 30S ribosomal protein S4, with product MARYRGPVEKIERRLEADLGLKGERRLSGKSALEKRPFAPGQHGQRRSKVSEYGLQLREKQKVKYIYGVSERQFSNYFKEAVRREGNTGAVLISLIEQRLDNVVYRMGFATTRAFARQITTHGHVLVDGKKVDIPSYLVKPGQKIEIREKTKNNPQVQRALELTNQTGMVDWVNVDKDKVFGIFTRIPEREEVVIPVEERLIIELYSK from the coding sequence ATGGCAAGATATAGAGGACCAGTAGAAAAAATCGAAAGAAGACTTGAAGCAGATCTTGGTTTAAAAGGTGAGAGAAGACTTTCAGGTAAAAGTGCTTTAGAAAAAAGACCATTTGCTCCAGGACAACATGGACAAAGAAGATCAAAAGTTTCTGAATATGGCTTACAATTAAGAGAAAAACAAAAAGTTAAATATATTTATGGTGTTTCTGAAAGACAATTCTCTAATTACTTCAAAGAAGCAGTTAGAAGAGAAGGAAATACAGGAGCTGTTCTTATTTCATTAATTGAACAAAGATTAGATAATGTTGTGTATAGAATGGGATTTGCTACTACAAGAGCATTTGCTAGACAAATTACAACTCATGGACACGTTTTAGTAGATGGAAAAAAAGTTGATATTCCTTCATACCTAGTAAAACCTGGACAAAAAATTGAGATTAGAGAAAAAACTAAAAATAATCCACAAGTACAAAGAGCTTTAGAGCTTACAAATCAAACAGGAATGGTTGATTGGGTAAATGTAGATAAAGATAAAGTTTTTGGAATTTTCACAAGAATACCTGAAAGAGAAGAAGTAGTTATTCCTGTTGAAGAGAGATTAATTATAGAGTTATATTCTAAATAA